The following DNA comes from Candidatus Scalindua japonica.
TGCAGAGGTTAAAAATGAGGTTCTGTCTTCCGGGACATTTAAGAATGTTCATAGCGATGAATTGAATCAGTCAGAACATGTGAAGGTAAAAGACGAGAGAAATAAAACGCTGATTATAGGGAGGGTAAGTGAAAGGCCTAAAAAACACTATAAAAAGCTTAAACCCATGGTTGACTATGTAGCAGACGGTATGAAAGATTTAGGCATCATACGTGGTTCAGTTTTAATTGCTGAAGATAACAATAAAATGATTAAATACTTGAAAGAAGGGAAGGTTGATTGGGTGACGGAAACAACCTTTTCGGCTGTTATATTTTCTGAAGAAACCGGTGCAGAGATAATACTAAGAAGATGGAAGCGGGGGGTTCCTGAATACTATTGTGTTTTTATTACACGGAGAGATAGCGGCATAAACTCCCTTGCTGATCTTAAGGGTAAGAAGATAGCCTTTGAGGATCCCGGTTCGACAACAGGATTTTTATTTCCTCTTTTTCGATTAAAAATGGAAGGTTTTGAACTGGTAGAGCTTGAAACACCAAGAGGGAAACCTCCACTTGACAAAGTAGGGTATGCTTTTGCTTATGGGGAACAAAACATCTCAACATGGGTAGTTAAATGCCTGACTGATGTTGGTGCGTATAGTAATCTGGATTGGGAAAACTCTAATGTTACTCCTGAGAGTGTAAAAAATGATCTAAAAATAATTTATCAGACAAAACCATTTCCGAGATCGGTTGAATTGCTGAGGAAAGACCTGAACCCTGAGATAAAAAAACGATTAAAAGAAATGCTATTGAA
Coding sequences within:
- a CDS encoding phosphate/phosphite/phosphonate ABC transporter substrate-binding protein; translation: MKIYKAVLLCFSIGFVLLSAMTCAEVKNEVLSSGTFKNVHSDELNQSEHVKVKDERNKTLIIGRVSERPKKHYKKLKPMVDYVADGMKDLGIIRGSVLIAEDNNKMIKYLKEGKVDWVTETTFSAVIFSEETGAEIILRRWKRGVPEYYCVFITRRDSGINSLADLKGKKIAFEDPGSTTGFLFPLFRLKMEGFELVELETPRGKPPLDKVGYAFAYGEQNISTWVVKCLTDVGAYSNLDWENSNVTPESVKNDLKIIYQTKPFPRSVELLRKDLNPEIKKRLKEMLLNVHNDPDAAEILERYAYTTKFDALNGEAKEGLNGVIRMLSYIRGEIE